CAGTGCCATGAAGGCGAGAGGAGAATTGAATGTGATGCTTGCCACCCTTTCAGCAACTGGCAGAGTTTGCCTGTCTTGATCTCCTCTGACTTCAAACTCTTAAGTCTTTCACAAGATGGCTGGTGTATCATTCCTACTTATGCAAGCAAGCTAGTGTGGTCTCtctttgtgtgtatatatgtatgattCACACAAGGGTCGAAACCATACATTAACTTATAAAAAGGCAACTTCATGTGAATATGCATTTCATACAACAAGTATCCTGACACTCCACATCGCATGCTTTATGGTCCTTGTAGTGATATATTTAATAAATGGAGAGTAACTGTGGTGGTTGTTTTACTACAGATAAAATATATAGTAAATTATACTTCAAAGGAGAATTTGTAGGAGTAGTGGATTCTACCCATACCTTGCTGAAAAGGAGAAACGCGTAAAACTTCAACTCATATATAGATACACTACTTCAAAGAGACAATTTGCAAATGCCTGTCAAGGAGGCCATATGGAGAGGCTGGCAGAAGGGCAGCTAGTGAACCAGTTATATGTGCCAAGTTCAATTTGTCACACTTTACAGTACCGAGAAATATTTTGTTCtcgttttgaaaaggaaaactctCATTAGTAAAGATTCAACAACTTGCTCCTCAAAATGCGTCTTTTATGAAGAGAAAAGGTCCAGCACGCCTGCCTTTAAAGGCTGGAACCGCCGCTACGTAAGGTGTCTACAAAGGTATGTAGTAAATGCGGAGTACTGATTTAAAACGCGTTGAACAGAGGGACTCTCATTTCTCCACTTAAAACGTGTCTTGGCCATCAGTCCTTGGAGCTGGAAGACTGACAGCTTTCAAAACCAAAGCGTATTGAAACTAGGGATGCGGTTGTTACCCTTGGACCACAGCTGCTGTGGCTGTAAGGGGGCAGTGGCACGGGTGAAAGCGGCACAGGCCAGTGCTAAAATTACCTTTTCTCCTCAGGTTAACAGCGAGGGGGTTTGGCACCAAAATTCCTCATCCCTGTTCAGTCTCCCGGCCTTTGGCACTTTAGATCTCCTCAACAGCTCGGCTCAGTTGTGGGAATTGCCCTGCCCAGGCAAAGGGGCAGTCGCTGGATGTACCGAAACCGAGGGCAGCGGCTGCCTAACCCAGCTGTGTCggctgccccgccgcccccggggagAAGGCGGTGCCGCCCGGGGAGCGgtctcctccctcccccgccggcgcggggcgggcggccgccatCTTGAGAGGCGGCCCGATGGGGGccgggggctggggctggcggcgggcgctgcgggcggcgagcggcggctggtggcgggcggcggcgcccggtgaggcggggggcggggcggagcggcggcTGGGCCTGTGGgaaggcgggcggcggggcgaggtTTGTCGGGGCGGGGGGCCGTGTGGGGAGGTTAAGCGTTATTAGGGGCGATGGCCTTCCCCGGAGGCCGGGGCAGCGGGGGTCTCTTCTGGGCTCACGGGCGGCACCTCTCCCTCAGGTCCCGGGGCGGCGGGTGCCGCCAGGCGCAGGCTCTGCGCCGGCGGGACACCCAGCCTTTCCTACCGAGAGCTCAAAGACTTGAAGAAGACCAACGTCCTCCACATAGACGTGCGGGAGAGATGGGAGATCGACAGATTCGGAAAAATCCCAGCGTCCATCAACATACCGCGTAAGTTATTGACACCGCGACGTGGGGACGTTGGGTGTTGCCCTTTGCTTGATGGTCAAGTCTGTGGACAAGTGGCAGTGGCTGAGCAAAGAGGGGCTGTGCTAGACATCTGCGAGTATGTCGTGAGGCTGAACTTTTCCTCCAGAGGAATTACAAGCCTGTCTGTGGATGGAGAataaatgagacttttttttttttttttttctgtatttcctagTGGGTGAATTAGCGGAAGCTCTACAAATGGACCCAATGGAGTTCAAGGAGCAGTACAATCAAAAGATGCCATCCAAGTCAGACCCTGTGGTTTTCTCCTGTTTGGCAGGAACAAGAAGTAAACAAGCGCTGAGTTTTGCCATGTCCTTGGGTTTCAGCAGGTAAGACTTGTGTGTGTAAGGATGGGATTCATGCGGCCTCCCCCCATGAAGCAGAACTCTGACTCAGCTTCTTGCAGGCAAGGGTAAAAATTTAAATGTGGGATATGAACAAAACGACTGGTATTTGAGTTAGACACCTCCTCTTGTCTCCACTGAACCTTGAAAGACGCCCTTGAGTGCTCCAGAAAAGTGAGGTGTATCACCCTGTGAAATAACCCCTCAGCAGCTCTGTGCGTGTGTCACAGGTGATGCAATGTGCTGCAAGACcatgctgccgctaaaggatccttCTGCCTCTTAAGGCTCCCTCGCCAAGACATTGCTTCCTTATATGGCTTTATAAGCACTAGTCCTGAGCCACAGGATGATTGGAAAGGTGGAGAACTGCTCACTTTGGTAGAAGTACAATCTTAAATTAGATTAAATAGTTTATGAAACCACACCCTTTGTTAAATTGCAGTTCTACCTGTACTGTTCACTGTTGACAAAGTAGGCCTTCCCTTTTAGTAAAGCATTGGATCGTTTGCCAGGAGTAAGGCAGTGAAGGCAGTAGCTAAAAAGACAATGAGATtgataaagtgaaagcaaaagcAGTGTTTGGTTGGCAGAGTTGTTATACCCATGCCAGAAGGTGCCTTGCTGGCTTGAAGACTACAGATAGGATTTAAAAAATTGGTTGTTTGCTCATGTTTTCATGGAACTGCAATTCATGAACTGGAATATCCCTGCTAGTTCTAGTCAAAAGATGGAACCACgttctttttttataaatatgttgTAAGTGCAAAATATCCTCCGTTACCTGTTTTTCATGCTGCCTAATTGAAGGAGTCAATATTGTTTTTcatggtgggtttttgttttctagAGTTTAGCTTTTTACAGGCTTATGTCAGACCTACAGAACATGTAGGTTTGCAAGGAAGTAAAAGATCAGTGTGCCGCATTTCTTTGATGACATCTGAAGTATTTAGACATAATAAATCTCTCACCACAGTAAGTctgttctctctttttaaaaaaagaagcggCAAACTGTTTCATTGGTCCGGCTGCTACTACTTGCTTGATATTTGCCCTCCAGCATTGTGCCATTTGGAAGAGTTACAGAACACACTGCATGGAAGCAGGCAGTATTGGAGTACAAGGAGTATCAATCTGGCTCATTGAAGCTAGGTACAAGTGTATTTGATTGCAAAGAATTTCtgttatgctttttttctctgattttcttttggtttgttttttttttgccatgcccTCTTAGATACCTTTTTCAAGAGTCCTTCTTAACATTGTATCTTCTGCATATTTTCAGAGTTCAGCAATATGCTGGTGGCTTTGAGGATTGGGTAAAACATGAACCTCCagagaaaaaatgaagatgaCTACCTCCAACCCTTGCCCCATCAAGGCTTCGGGATGGTTCGTAGGTTTTAGCATTCAAACTATGTGCACTCCACTTCCAGAATACAGCCCACTCCTGCTTTCTTGTGTAAATGAACATTCACCTTCAAATAGCTATGCATATCAGCTGCTTGGTTCAAATTATAGCTAAAGACTATGACATGAACTGAGGACATTAAATTTGTTCCATCTTTACTTTGGGCTATGTTTTTTGGTGAAAGTATGTGAGGAGAACCTATGTGCTTATTATGTTTACTAAGATTTTTGTATGATGTAGTTTACGACTGTTtaaactaatgatgatgatggGACAAATAAAATTACCCTTTCCCAAATAATTGTGTTGGATAGTTTGTTTAGAATAGTTAAACTGCAGATATTGTAATGGAGTTGGGGTAAATGCCCTAAGCACAGATTTATTGTACTTCATGCATAGCTAGAGTTTTAAAATAGTTACTGTGTTATCAAATAGTACAAGTAGAGTACAGATTTTTTAGGTTTGTACTATGTGATTGTAAAGTCAAAACTTTAGAGGTCAGAAAATACAAAGGGAAACTGACCTGATGCTAGAATACTTGCTGTTCAAAATATTGTGCgattccttattttaaaaatacatccatTTTTATATGCAGATCTGCTTCTGAGCACAAAATGCTATATAGCATTCAGTCAACAACTTCTGTTCCCTCAACAGCTCAGTATCAAGTGAGAACTTGCCTATATTTAAAGTTACTATTACAGAGATATAATCATTTTAGGCTGGAAAATTTGAGGTGTCGAAGGAAGTTACTGAACACCCTTCCTTCTTTTATGTATGTTAATTTGTGTGTCTTAAACTTCAAAAAACAAACCGATCCATCCCCACCTATAAATTTGCATAGTCataattttaaggatttttttggtttttaatgctgTTAGCAGTTCAGGTGAACTAGCAAAGGTGAATTGCTTTGGCGTCTAGAAAATTCAAGTCCTAGCACAGAAGTTCACAACTCTGCAGGATGtctggaagaagaaattaaaacttctGGTTCTGCTCTAATGAGTATTGCAGGCACTGTGCACTTACCCTACAGCTCTTCCATTCTGACCATCCAGTCTGCATGGTGAGAAGAGGACCTAAAAATATACTGTCTCAagtttagagaaaagaaaaagtcactaGTCTTACTAGAACTTTATTTCTAGGAAGTCCCACAGTCTCTCTGCAGTCGTGTTTCTAGAGGAGAACTCCTGCAGTTGGCACAGCCAGCTGCGTTAGCTGTGCTGCCCTGATGATGTATCTTACAGCGGTTTCCGTTCTCCTGTCTTTGCTAATAATTAGAGACCCTGTAGTGTAGCTGTCATAATAATGAGTAATGAGtgcatttttcttcaaagtattATTGACTTTTTAGCAGTCTTAATGCTATACTTTATTTCCAattcgtaaaaaaaaaaaaaaaaagaaccagaatTTAGACTAATTTCCAAAATACTGGTTTAGTTTAACAACTGATAGATTAATGGGAGTAAGGTGAAATTAAAATGCCAGAATGAGGATGGGTGTTACCTTGTTGTGGTCAATTACTCTGCAATTCTCACTATCTTACTCTTGAAAGGTGTTTTTCAGACTGGATCAGGAGGAGTAACAGATGCCAACAGTTTTGTTGGATTTAGCCAAATCCTATGATCTATTAATTTTGCCTGTTTAACATGACCTAGACAGTTTCACAATGGGCAACTGAAGCCCACTGTTGGTTGCGTTGTGCCAGGCTTCACCAGGATTAACGATGCCTTTTGATCTAGATCATTAAGGTCAGATTGTATAGAAAATTTGAGACACACTGAAAGTATTTAGCTAAATGTGTTATTAATAATGCCTAGCTGTATTGACCAAGCTACCAAACTTGAGTATACAGATGAACAAAGCAAGGAGATCTAATCAACTAAACTTAGTCACGATTTAGTCATAAGTGGCAAATGCTTCCTTTTGTAGCTACATTAAAGTTCGTTGCAAACATCTAAAACTACATAGGTACAAACAATGAACAACAAACAGTTATATTGGGACACACCAAGATCTGTCTAGcccattattttctgtttggcAGCAACCAGTAATAAACATCTGAGGAAGAGCATAAACCAAGACAAGTATGTAGTGATACAACCCccagattattattattctcatttaCAACTTGGAGTGCTTTGATACTTCCTTCAGGCTTTGCATGTCTTGGTATATTTGGGTATTTGTAAATTTTCAACACAAACTCCCAGCAGTCACAGCAGGCTGTACTGGATTTAACAATGCATTGTGAGAAGAGGTCTTTTCCTGTGTTGCTTCTCAACTTGCCATGTATTGTTTTCATCAGATGCTCCTGCTTCTTCTGTCAGAAGAGATGAACAGTTGTCACCTCATCAGTCTTCACACCACTCATGATTTTTCTAGACCTCTGCTGTCTTTTCTGAGCTGAAGAGtagtggatttcttttttttttaataggaaagccACTGTAtacctattttttattttcattagttgTTATTAGTCTTGGTAGATTTAGTGTTTATTAGTCTTGCTAGTTTTTTTGCAAGGTGTTTCTCAAACTATTTGTAGCTTTTCAAAGTTGATGATCCTTTCTGTGTCTTCCTCTCTATCTTCCTTATGTGGATATAACTTGCTTTTCAAATTATGCTTTTTGAGTTAAATAAGTTGTCTGattcagttcagtttgcttccttttagatttttctttaagtctttttGGCACAGATCACCAGTGTTTGCTTTGACACTCCACTGTCACCTGTAACCATATAATCTGTGAAGACTTTCAGCTACCTCTGCTTTAATGATACACATCATTTTTATGCATTTCTCACCTTTGAAATTAAGCACagtaaaggtgattttttttctgtctggttgGTAGCAAAGCTGTTGAATTCAGATTATGTTCTATTTCCTGTTGTTCCAATTTACATCTCTCTTTTTATAACTGTCATCACTGAATCCAGTTCCTTTGACTGCACTTCATTGCCTTTCACTGTTTACATTGGAACCAGAGCTGGTAAAACTACCCTCACCTCCCCAGTAGAGAAATGACTTAAGATACTTCTATTTACCATCAAGAAGTGCCTGATAGTTTAGCTCTGAGGTTTAGGTCACATAGGCAGTTTAGGTATGAAGTAAAGCCTGCCACAGCTCTTGAACAGCAAGACAACTTTTAATCACTCCCGCCAGAATTCTTCATTAATTGTGTGAAATCCCTAATTTCAAAACATTAGCTTTCTTAGCAGAGTATGTGGTATATGTGAGAAGACTGATGTTTACCTATACCTAAAGGACAGTTCCTGTTTAAGAACTCCACACAATGGTCAAGTTGCATTGATTTATTTCTACTCCCCAAGTCCACATTACAAATAGCACATTTTAGACTTCaagaaacaaaggcaaacagcCAAATTCCACTTCATCAATCAAGTGTCTATAAAAGTTATGGATCAAATGGAAACAAAGTAGCAAAGAccaaaatgtatatattttctaTCTCACCAAAGTGGTTTGGGCTTGTTTACCTAATGTTTTACAAAAATAAcctgaacagaaataaatgctaGTAGCCTAATGGGCTACATACAAACACACTTCAGTTACATTTCACTGAATGACCAGCCAATTACAAAGACAGGTATTTGCaaaaaacagggtttttttaaggggcCAGTTTTTTAAACCAAGACGCATCACAGAGCAAGGGTTTTCAAGAATTTCCCTCCAATATTTCAGACCAGGGAAATGTGTtgcttcaaaaaaacaaaacaaaacaaaaaaaagaacaatgttACTGCACTTTATCATTCAATTTTTATACTTGGGCAAGTGAGCATTATCATTCAAAATGAAGTTGTACAGAACTTAATTAGAAACAAAGTTATCTAAAAATCAAGAAATTCGATTTAGGCCAAttcctgacttcagtgggatATCTGCCTGAGTAAGGAACACAGGATATGGCCTTCTGTTTGAAGGAATCTCATTTTCTCCAGCACATAGTTAACCAAGGAATCCCATTTCAGTTATTCTAAAGAGTTGCTCCTAACATCACAATTAAAATTAGCCAGTATGAAACTCACCAAGAACTTGATCCTCTTAAATAAACTCTCTAATGAACCACACAAATTCACACCAACAGTGAAGGCAGACTAACAGTGTATatcttttgtacaaaaaaaaaatccaccataaAAAACAGCAATCATATCCAGATTTGTATTTGACTGTGAAATATTCCGATTGTACTATACAGTACGTTTACTtgcaaaaaaaatcatagcatgttgggtttttttaattcctaacaCTTGAAACGTTTAAGAAAACTGCAGAATCACTATACATATTGCACTTCTCTGGTAAGCTGGGCTACTACACTTCATGGCAAAAACATCCAAGTACATCTACTAagtaaaacagcatttttctaatccaaaaaaggaactgaatttttttcctgcagctttcatTAAAACTGTAACAATATTCTTTGCAGAATATTCTTCTAGGTTTTGTTTCTGAAGGATTGCTGCATTACTTGTTACAGAatccatatttattttcaaaaaaatcaacaaaactcaAGGTAATGTATAGATTTAACACACAGTGCGCTACCTTCCTTCAGTCACAAACAAAATGAAGACAACACAAATCATTAATACAGTTACACTTAGGCTTCAGGTTACTGTCGCTTTAAAAATAGTTCACTTCAATGGCAAGTTACAGTTttctcaaagcaaacaaaaccaataatgAACTATTTATTTTGAGTGGATACTGTTAATCTTTTGCAGCTTGGTTTAACATTTGATTCCTTACATTGAAAAATCTTAGTACATTTGCTCCAGCGTCAGAGAAAATGATGCAGTTTTagagaaaaagctttcaaaatgctTGACACAAACAAGCTATTTATTCTTCAAGTTCTTTGTCAAAGATGTTACTAAAACCTTCTGTCCATTTCATGAACACAGGAAAGATCCCAGGATGTCTTGAGTCAAAGTGGTCCATAAACAAATTCTTTGGAATGTCTTAAGATTGGCTATAACTAGAGTTCTGGCTACCATTTGGACCCTGTTCTCCTTCactgttcagaagaaaaaaaaaaaaacaaaccacatgtCTTCAAAAAGAAGCATCATattacatttttgtcttttttatttatttaaaaaatacagtattctgAAAGTAGTAAAAACCTTTCGAAGGAAAATACTTCAACATATACACAATTAGGTTAAGATATTGtgctaaatttcattaaaaatgcaaaggTTAATCTCAGCATGCATAAATAACTTCAGTGTATTTATTTGAGTAATAATTTCAATATATACCCATGCAGCTGCCTGCTGAATCTACTTCAGAAGTCAACATTTCAAAGTTCACATTACATAAGCATGTGCACAGGAATTTGCATGTGCAGATTCCCAACAGTGGTATTTAATCACGGTAATTAAATACGACATCAAGCAGGCCCAGTTCTAATCAATCTGGCTCAACCACAGAGCCTCACACTGTGGTTCCTTACATTTGCTAAGCTGTATTGATCACAATCTAATCACATTAACACTCTCCATAAAACAGTAAATGTTCTGCTTCTCGCTAGCTCCTGAACAATCAGACTGGCTGTTTGTAATAGAAAAGTCTGCACTGTAAAAATATATGCTATACCTCAAATTAAACGTTTACTCATTCTTAAGATAGCAGTCCAGTTTTTCCATGTGAAAGGTGTATTAAGGAAATACAGTACCTGTTTGGAGGTGGTTTTGGTTTAGGCATTTTACTAAGAATAGTAGCCATCTCTTTCCTCTCATCAAAGTTCTTCCACTGCTCATACAGCTTCAGAATAACCCTGATTATTTCTAAAATCTGATTCGAAAGAAAAGAGATCCTAAGGTCAGACACAATAGTGATTTTATCTTTGTCATAGTCAGTTTAAGTGTGTAATTAATTAAACATGCCTCAAACTGAAATTAAGCAGCACAATCTTCATATTATAAACAGAGCTATCTCACATTTAATCTGGTCTGGCAATCAACCATttctataattaatttttttatttaattgtgaATGGAAGCCTGAACAGAATACTTTCCCTCCCATTCAACTGTATATACCACTTCTCCTCCCCTGCAAGCtaaatagctttttatttatttgcaactACTGCCACAGTTTATAACTATGCTACTGGGAAAATACAGACACCTGGCAGCATGACTGCAGCTAGATGACCACGGATTACCAATACAGTAACCAATGATTATCAATGTTCATATACATCAGAGGCAcagtgtaggaaaaaaaagccccaaaccacaaaacattgGTCTGAATTCTTTCCTTCCAAGAAATAAAGAGCCAAGGACTATCTAAATACTTATTatattcttattattattatttttgctataTTCTTACATACATATAATAAGAATTGTTGAACTTTCATATTCCACTTCTGGAAGCATAAGCATTCTCTATCAGTTTGGACATTTCCTATCTACTGCACCTCAACTACCTTAATTTCCTATTAAATTTTTAGTGCAATGTTCTATATAAAAGGTGCATAATGTTTGGTTCATAATTTGTTTCATCATTCTCTAAATTAATAAAGTAgacttctttattctttttaatacatGGACCTTGATTAAGTGCTAGAACAATATATATCCTTGAAAGAAAAGTTATAGTTAGCTAAGAGGTCCATGgtcttaatgtaaaaaaaaatcaagcttagATTATATCACTAGCATGAGAACCAAGACATGTAAACATTCAAACATGTTCAGTATCAAGCTTATGGTAACCTTATCTGTCAAATATAGGTTGGTTCTCCTCTGCTGCCAATTTATCATCACCCTGCTTTTACATGCATGACAGCACAATTCAGAAGGCTCTTGATGCAGCATAGCATCCACACCGTGCTTAAATTTGAAGACAAATCCTGGAATACAAATACAATGCCAGGATGAAGGGCAATACTGAGGGCAGAGAAGACAATGGTACGTCTCATCCATAATGTGCTATTTAATTCCAGATGCTCATTTTCAAAAAAGATAGACTGAAAAATATGTGCGGAGTGAAACAGTGTGATAAGGAGTACAAGTACTAGTTTGGCTTGCTTGCTGGAGCTAAACAAAGGTTAAAGAAGTCAATCTAAAAAGTAAAAGCAACTAGTGAAGATGAAGCACATTACTGGTATGAGAACAACTGCGCCTCAGAACCTGATAAATTTATGAAGGGGATCATTTGACACAGAATTTGCAACAGCAGGGAACTCAACTGAATgatcttggcatccccctgtttAACACTGACTGAAGTCATGGTCATGGTCATCCTGAAAGTGCCAAGAATATTTTACACTCTGCTATATTACATACACTTAtagagagaaaatgagaacagaaaatcACATGCACTAAAATAAAAGTCAAACTCATGATGGCAATCTTGAATGACAAAAAAACACTGGGAATTCTTTTTCTGGCAAAAAATGCAAAGTATGTTGGTTTTATGTATCCATCTGAAAAACGGCAACACCAGCAACACTTTGCTGGTTATGCAATGGCTCTCTCTCGACTTTCAGAGCAGTGTGATGACTGAATGACCTGACATTGTCTTCCTCCCTGAGAGATCTACCTAATTTCAACAGTACCTAACATATGATCACTGAATGAAGTTCAAATCAGTACTGCAGACATGTAAGATGGTAGTTTTATAACCATGACTACCATTtctggtcagtccataacaggtGGTAGGAATTAAAAACAGAGTACCTTTTCCATATCAACAGACAGCTCAGCAAACCATTGCCTTGCATCCTTCTGCTGGACAACACAGGCCACATGTAGGCAAGCTGCAAAGATCAGGTGACATGTATATTGAACAAAGAGCCACTCTTGATACAGTTAGAAACATTCTGTTTTTTA
The window above is part of the Accipiter gentilis chromosome 15, bAccGen1.1, whole genome shotgun sequence genome. Proteins encoded here:
- the TSTD3 gene encoding thiosulfate sulfurtransferase/rhodanese-like domain-containing protein 3; translation: MRLPGGKGGGDAGLPAGAGGAGAYLGPSVPGPLRTWARGEAAGSGRAGCGAPWKPQAKKGRGAQRVRVVVPGGYAEGSGPCVDIQGGWWRAAAPGPGAAGAARRRLCAGGTPSLSYRELKDLKKTNVLHIDVRERWEIDRFGKIPASINIPLGELAEALQMDPMEFKEQYNQKMPSKSDPVVFSCLAGTRSKQALSFAMSLGFSRVQQYAGGFEDWVKHEPPEKK